The following are encoded together in the Balaenoptera acutorostrata chromosome 9, mBalAcu1.1, whole genome shotgun sequence genome:
- the LOC103019630 gene encoding olfactory receptor 52B4-like → MIYVSDYLEMKKREKEREEVRKMWSGRRDPAHLRRRWGWFKAEGDVSGGLHGYVSLNHTGVSYTVFHLLGIPGLEDQHMWISIPFFFSYVIALSGNSLLIFIIVTKHSLHEPMYLFLCMLAGADFVLSTCVVPQALAIFWFCAGEISLNRCITQFFITHSTFMSESGTLLVVAFDCYIAICFYPLRYTTILTHTLIGKIGVTIILRSYCMIFPMIFLLKRLTFRQSNIIPRTCCEHIGLAKYACNDIRVNIWYGLFVIMSTVVLDVLLIFVSYTLILHAVFHVPPQDACHKALNTCGSHVCIILLFYGAAIITTLTQQFGSQVPPHIHILLDNVCILAPPMLNPITYGIKSKQIREQVAHIFFPMQK, encoded by the exons ATGATTTATGTGTCAGATTATCTGgagatgaaaaagagagaaaaggagcgGGAGGAAGTGAGGAAGATGTGGAGTGGTCGTAGAGACCCAGCCCATTTAAGAAGAAG ATGGGGTTGGTTCAAGGCCGAAG GTGATGTCTCTGGTGGTCTCCATGGGTATGTTTCCTTAAACCACACTGGTGTCAGTTACACAGTCTTCCACTTGCTGGGCATCCCTGGCCTAGAGGACCAGCACATGTGGATTTCCATCCCTTTCTTCTTTTCGTATGTCATTGCCCTATCTGGGAACAGCCTTCTCATCTTCATTATTGTGACAAAGCACAGCCTCCACGAACCCATGTACCTCTTCCTCTGCATGCTGGCTGGGGCAGACTTTGTCCTCTCCACATGTGTAGTACCTCAGGCCTTGGCCATCTTCTGGTTCTGTGCTGGGGAGATCTCCTTGAATCGTTGCATCACACAGTTCTTCATTACACACAGCACTTTCATGTCTGAGTCAGGGACCTTGCTAGTGGTGGCATTTGACTGCTACATTGCCATATGCTTCTACCCACTGAGATACACCACTATTCTTACACACACACTGATTGGGAAAATTGGTGTTACCATCATTCTGAGAAGTTATTGTATGATTTTCCCCATGATATTTCTTCTGAAAAGATTGACTTTCCGCCAAAGTAATATAATTCCACGCACCTGTTGTGAACACATTGGCTTGGCCAAATATGCTTGTAATGACATACGAGTAAACATCTGGTATGGACTCTTTGTCATAATGTCAACAGTGGTCTTAGATGTcctattaatttttgtttcctaCACGCTGATTCTCCATGCTGTCTTCCACGTGCCTCCCCAAGATGCTTGTCACAAGGCTCTCAACACGTGTGGCTCTCATGTCTGCATCATCCTCCTCTTTTATGGGGCTGCGATCATCACAACGCTTACTCAGCAGTTTGGAAGCCAGGTTCCACCTCATATCCACATCTTGTTGGATAATGTTTGCATTCTGGCTCCACCTATGCTGAATCCCATCACTTATGGGATCAAGAGCAAGCAAATTCGAGAGCAGGTAGCTCACATATTTTTTCCAATGCAGAAATAA